Genomic window (Macaca thibetana thibetana isolate TM-01 chromosome 6, ASM2454274v1, whole genome shotgun sequence):
atctgtgaaatgaacaaatgggatttGGGGATCTCCAGGGTCTTTTCCAGGCTTACCATTCTGTGACTTAAAAGCTTAGCCTTAGTGGCTGGGATGGCCACTGGCGGAGCTCTGAGTCCCAGCTGGCTCTTCCCATGCTCCCAGTTTAAAGGCAGCAGCAGGAAGCTCAGATCCGTTGGAGAGCTGGCTCTACACAGCACCCTGGAACTTCCTTTGGTCTGAGTCTCAGTGTGTTTCATGTTTGCTTCCTCTAGCGAGAAGCTCGCACTCCACAAGACAGGGGCCTTATCCCTTGCTCAGCGCTGCACCTCCAGCACCTGGCAGTGTCCAGTGTGCACAGGGGCGCGGTGCTTGGTGAATGAGTGCACAGACGCCTCTAGGGGGAGCCCAAGATCTGCCTCCTGCTTCCCTCTATTATGCCTTCATAGGTGGGTCAGAGCAAAGAATTCCTTACCAACTTCCCTGGTCCGCCACTGCCAATCACCCACCCCCATTCTACCCTCTACAGCTGCCCCTTATCCCCCAAATTTTGCTTGGGTCACTTGCTCCTGGAGGCAGAGTTCCCATGAAGGGTATTAAACGTCTACTACGCTGCATCCAAGACTGAGGATGCATGGcccttttcctgttttgtttggCTGTCTTTGCAAATGCTCTCTTCTTCCAGGGGTCCGTGAGCTGCTGGGGGCTTATGTCCAGGCCTGAGAAGGCTGGGGTGAGCCCCAGGGCAAAGGCTTCCTGTTGGTTCTCATTTCTGGAATCTGtcctttcctccctgcctccaaGGAATCAGGTTTGGGCTTGGGGAGGCAGGGAGTGTGGGCATTTTGGCTGGCTTTGGTTCTGAGCTGTTTGGGCCTATTCAGGTAAAGGACGTTTCTGAAGGACATAGCCAGTTCCAATGCAGTCATGCTTGGGCGTGGAGCCAAAGCCCAGCCAAGGACTGAGGATCGAATGTTAACTGCCTTGATTTGTGTCTTCTGTGCACATATTCTCTGTAGGGATGCAAGGGAGGGGGTAGTTATCAGGGATACGTTTTGTATTGTCCAGTGCTGGGTCAATATCAATTATTAATTACACCATGACAGTGCATGCCATCCTCATTTCAAACAGACCATGAAAAGATGCCATTACACACTTTGATTTCACTGGACTTGAGAGCCCCATTTGCATGTGGCTGACAttgtgcctctctctctcccatacCCTTTCCCCCTTTGACCTTGAAGTTTGGGTGAGACCACTTCTGCTCCAGGGATAGGACCTGACTGCTCTAAGCCAATCAGCTTAATCTCATACCCTCCCTGCCTGCACCATAGTTACTGGTCTTGTATCTGAATCCCAAGCCAATCAGCATGTAGCATTCCCTTGACCACAGGAATTGGTTCAGGGGTGGTCCAACTGGCCAAGCCCCAAATCTGGTTCATTGCTTATGAGAGAAGACCTTCTCTTCCTGGGAGCTGTTGGCAGCCATCTTTGACCACGAGACAAATCACGGAACTGTGAGATTACACAGTGCTCTATGCCTAGACTTTAAAGCCATGATAACAAAAACTTTTTATTGCTTAAGTCAATGTTTTCTACTACCTCATCAAAAGCCTTCTTAgttggctgggggcggtggctcacatctataatcccagcactttgggaggccaggggtgggtggatcaccaaggctaggagtttaagaccagcccagccaacatgatgaaaccccatctctactaaaaatacaaaaaactagccaggtgtggtggcaggtgcctataatcccagttactcgggaggctgaggcatgagaattgcttgaatccaggagatggagactgcagtgagccaagatcacaccattgcgctATGGCCTGgagaacaagaatgaaactctgtctcaaaaaaaaaaaaaaaaagccttcttaCTGATGTGTCAGTTTCATAATTTCTATAGTTATCAATAAGTGCATACTACTTGTACTTTCTTTCACAGCCATTACCATCACCCTGGCACAGTAAAAACCACTTCAGAGCCAGTTTGGGCCTCCACCAACTGGAAGGGTATTTTGCCCATGCATTTGGCAGTGTTGTTACTCTGGGCACCCAGGCCCTTTCCCTAAAGCCTGACTTAGCAAGTCTGGTAGGACTTCGGCATCTGCATCTTTCTCAAggctccctccccttccccaggagATACTAATGTAGTGGTTGGTCCCTGGACACCTAAGACTTAGCTCTTCCGTTACAGAAAAGAAGAGGtccaaaaggaatgaaaagggcttttactttcttttctaaaacaaGTGATTTTTAAGGGTTTgtagaaaaagcaaagcaaagcataATTCTCCTCTTACTTCAAGCTAGTGTCTGATGAGAAAGTACCAGGGTAATCTCTGAAGAATCCTACCCCaacaccttcttttctttttcttctgctggaATGAACATCTAGGGGTGAGATATGACTGCTCCCTACCCATCTGGGGACTTGTCTTCTTTATATTGTTGCATTCCTCAATCTTTGCATAAGGAAGAGAATGGTTAATTCCTGTAGGTGAAAAGGAAAAGCTTCCCTCTTCCTACAGCCTCGCATGTTTCTCTTTTCCCACTGGTTGCCAGGAAGCTTGGAAATACAGTGACGACTATTCAGGCACATGTCTCTTCCTTGGGTCCTACCAGAGTCATCTCCTCCAATATGCAGTGATGTTGACAGGCTTTGAGATGGTGACTAGTGAGTTCTGAACTAGGTACCTCAAATCTAGCAAGTCCACAGTAAACAGGAGCTATGATCATTTCTTAGGTTTTCTGATCTTCCCTTCTACTTTATTTGTAACCATCTGGttgtaaatgttttattgtaGTTTGCCTCAACTGACTGTCCATTGTGGGAGTAGGTAgtgaaaaaaacagtaataaaattagACTCACAGTTCTCTGCCTTACGTTCCCTCCCGCAGTCTTCTGGTTTCTAGCTAAAAAACCAAGTCTGAAGCACCTTGTGAAGAcgaacttttttcttcttaaaaagaaataaataaaacaaatatactgGCTtggatttccttcccttttcttacTTTCCCCCtaaaaaaaagcagcagccacCGTGTGGACCCTTCAGATAGGCAGACAGTAGGCCACCTGGACCCACACTGGAGGGAAAAGACACTTGATACACGAGGGGTCAGAAAGAGGCCTGGTGGGCGAGCATGGCTTATTCAGTCCTGGGCTGCTGTGGGGTGTGATCCATTTTCAGTGGGGGATGAAAGTTCCCAGGCTCTCCCCAGAGCCCTCACAGTTCAGTCTTGACCTTGTGCATCAAATCTTTTTGATCAATCTTGTCTAGGTCCTGGTACCAGCGGTTGTAAGCCAGCAAGGCCACATTCTTGGCAGCCACGGCCATCACCTCCACGGAGCTGGCCGCCCACTCCAGGGCATTGAGGTAGAAGAGCTGGTCATGGAGGGCGAACCTCGGGAGCGTGGGGCGGGAGCCATAGAGGGGATGGGCCTGCCACTCAGCTGTCTGTACTGAGTAATAGGAACGGAAGAGGGTCTTTAGCTGGGTCCGAAAGAGTGGCTTAGGGGACTGGACTCGCCAAACAGCTGCCTCCTGGGGCTGCTTTCGCCGGAAGCTGGCAGAGATGTTGACAGGGCACATGTTGTCCAGAGTGCAGAAGAAGCTGGGGAAATCTGTGGTAAGGATGTTCGCAAATGGGAAAAGCTTAGGGTCTGGGAAACCGAAGTAGGAAGAGTTGAGGTAGCCGTGGACCAAGGAGACGACGGTGGGCTGGAAAGAGCCCTGCAGGTCATCAATGGGCGGGTGGAAGCCTGCAAACGTTaagttgctgctgctgttgtccAGGTGCAGGGGGGTGGCAATGACCACGATGTCATAGAAGTCAGAGCTGTTGCCTACCTCATTCTCATACGCCACCTGGTACAGGGCTTTCCCCTCTGGAAACAAAAGAGCACAAAAGTCAACTTTCCTTTGGCTTCTACCCACTGAACTCCCTACTGGGGCCCAGCATTGAGGTTCTACTCCGGGTGCAGCAGGGCTGTCTAGATGGTGGGTCCTGGCCTCTCCATGCTGATGCGGCTACAGAGGAAGCAAGGGGCATGGAGTCAGGAGACTCAGTTTCCGCTCTGCTTCTGCCGCTGGCCAGCTGGGAGGCTTGGGCAAGGTTATCATTCAAAGTCCTCATTGGTCAACAGAAAAAGGCTGGGTTGATAGAAGTCTCAGTTTTCTGGCTCTGACATTTGAATTGGGAAAACAGCACCCTCTAGTGTCACCTGGCCAGGTTGGGGCTTCTCAATGCTTTTTCGGACATACTCCCCAGGGGGATCACAGACCAGAGCTGAGGTACAAAGGAGGCACAAGTGTCTGTCCACTCGCTGGGAATGGCACACCTGCCCGCTCCTGCCCTGGCTACTCACCTGTGCTGTGCAGGGTCACGGAGGTCACTGTGGCATGGATCACATTGGCCTTGGTGAGCTTCAGCAAACCGGAACAAACCAGCTTATTGCCTCCTTCCACAGACCACAGGCTGCCTTGGGCCCCGGCTAGTGACATGGCTCCTGGGCAAAGCGGGAAGGGGGTGCTGATAGGTTGTCAGGGCCATGGGGCAGGAGGGCTGGGGAGTCCAGTACTATTCGACGGTGCCTCCCTGCCAGAGCAAAACTCTCCCAACCATGGGTGTGGGGAGATGGCAAACATACGAGCAAGTACAACGAAGTGCATAGCGCTATGCGGGGAAGACACTGTGCTCAATGAAAGCCAGCTCCCACAGACCACATATTGTGAGGTCTATTCTATGCAGAATGCCCAGActaggcaaatccacagaaacagaaagcagatccgtagctgcccagggctgggaggctggggggtGTTGGGGAATTGAGGGCTAAAGGGCaagaggtttctttttgggatgataaaaatgtcctaaaattgactgtggtgatggtttcagAACTCCGAACGTGCTAAACACCACTGAATTGTGCcatttaaatgggtgaattatgtGGTATGTGAATTCTATATATCTCTACACAAAAATGCTGTGAAGGAGACACACAAGATACTGAAAGAGTGAGCAGAGAAGCCACATTgaggggacactgaggcagggcCTGAAGGCTGAGAAGGAGCCAGCATGTACAGAGCCAGATGAACAGTATCGAGGGTACAAGGGAGGTGCTTGTTATTGTAAACCTTTGCATCCATTTAACAAAAATATCCTGAGTGCCTAGTATGACTTAGGCACTGTTCTGTGTTTGCGACATATCAGGGAACAACAGACAAGGATTCCTGCTCTTGTGAAGCCTGAGTTCTCCACTCTTGTGGTGTGTGCTAGCAGACAGTGAGCTACACACAGGCCCAGCCACCCCCATGAAGAGCTGGGAAGAGGAGGTGCTCTAACAGTGGCTCAAAGGCCTCTCAACACGGCAGTTCTTGAAACCAAAGTGTAGAGAGCAGAGCATTATCTCAGCTCTAACATTTACACGCATGCAAAGGATTGAGGCAATTGGGAGTGGTAGAAACACACTGGACCTGTGATCTGAGCCCTGCTTTCACTGTCTGTGAAGTGGGGTGATACTATCTCCTGCCAATTCACGGCCAGTGCCAGAATCAGATAGGATGGGGTAGCACAGTGCCTACGTAACTGTAATGAGCTGGATAAAGGCGAGGTTATCATGGGGATCCCCCGTCCATTGTGAGCACCTTGGGTGGAGGAGGAGCAGGTGGGTAGGTCAAGGGCTGGACGCTCACCTGCAAAGGCGGGCATCGCTGCTGACTGGCCATAGCTGGCCCGCAGGACAGCGGAAACGACATCATCAATAAAGCGCTGCGTGACGCCCACCTGCAGCAGGGACTCGGCCACAGAGTGCTGGGTCATGTTGACAAAGGTGGACTCCCCCAGCGAGTAGAGCAGCTCTTCCACACCCGAGAAGGCATAGCCATGGGCCTGGTACTTATAGATCCTAGAAGACACATAGAACTGGAGTCCTTGTGCAGGAAGGCTTTCTGCCTGACCACCTGCCCCTGGGTCACAGTGCCTGGGAGGCCCACCAGGAACCCATGACTTCCTCTACATGGAGCAGTGGGAGAGAAGGCTGGTTATGTTCCCTGGCACCTGTTCTCTGACTGTGGCAGGCCTGCCCCACCTAAAGGGAGTGTGGAGGTATGGAATCCTTCTAGGCCTGGCTTTACATCACGGCTATGCTGCATAACAACTGTATCACTGCTCTGAGCCACTCCCTGCCTGAGGTCATAGTTCATAACCCTTTCTTCACCCAGCTGGGACTGCCAGGCTGTGGGCTACGGCCCACCCCTGCTGACACATCTCCTTCTCCAACAGCATCGGCTGTGCCACAGCTTCTAGGACCCGATGGCACATTGCAACTTCATGCCGACACTGTCACCTTCTCTGCCAGTCCAGCCTgtcctctcttctggcttgaTCT
Coding sequences:
- the PCYOX1L gene encoding prenylcysteine oxidase-like isoform X2, producing MARAAPLLAALTALLAAAAAGGDAPPGKIAVVGAGIGGSAVAHFLQQHFGPRVQIDVYEKGTVGGRLATISVNKQHYESGAASFHSLSLHMQDFVKLLGLRHRREVVGRSAIFGGEHFVLEETDWYLLNLFRLWWHYGISFLRLQMWVEEVMEKFMRIYKYQAHGYAFSGVEELLYSLGESTFVNMTQHSVAESLLQVGVTQRFIDDVVSAVLRASYGQSAAMPAFAGAMSLAGAQGSLWSVEGGNKLVCSGLLKLTKANVIHATVTSVTLHSTEGKALYQVAYENEVGNSSDFYDIVVIATPLHLDNSSSNLTFAGFHPPIDDLQGSFQPTVVSLVHGYLNSSYFGFPDPKLFPFANILTTDFPSFFCTLDNMCPVNISASFRRKQPQEAAVWRVQSPKPLFRTQLKTLFRSYYSVQTAEWQAHPLYGSRPTLPRFALHDQLFYLNALEWAASSVEVMAVAAKNVALLAYNRWYQDLDKIDQKDLMHKVKTEL
- the PCYOX1L gene encoding prenylcysteine oxidase-like isoform X1 gives rise to the protein MKFKHLGTTSAGGYSVNCSLSLSCSVSLLPYLPGLLTAVVGAGIGGSAVAHFLQQHFGPRVQIDVYEKGTVGGRLATISVNKQHYESGAASFHSLSLHMQDFVKLLGLRHRREVVGRSAIFGGEHFVLEETDWYLLNLFRLWWHYGISFLRLQMWVEEVMEKFMRIYKYQAHGYAFSGVEELLYSLGESTFVNMTQHSVAESLLQVGVTQRFIDDVVSAVLRASYGQSAAMPAFAGAMSLAGAQGSLWSVEGGNKLVCSGLLKLTKANVIHATVTSVTLHSTEGKALYQVAYENEVGNSSDFYDIVVIATPLHLDNSSSNLTFAGFHPPIDDLQGSFQPTVVSLVHGYLNSSYFGFPDPKLFPFANILTTDFPSFFCTLDNMCPVNISASFRRKQPQEAAVWRVQSPKPLFRTQLKTLFRSYYSVQTAEWQAHPLYGSRPTLPRFALHDQLFYLNALEWAASSVEVMAVAAKNVALLAYNRWYQDLDKIDQKDLMHKVKTEL